The nucleotide sequence CTTGAACGGCGTCCGCGCGTGCTCCTTGACCGAGTCGTGCACGAGCTCGCCGAAGTCCTGGTGCTCCCAGTCGCGGCGGGCGAACCCGACGAGCGAGAAGCCCGCGGGCAGCAGCCCGCGGTTGGCCAGGTCGTAGATGGCGGGCATCAGCTTCTTGCGGGCCAGGTCGCCGGTGACCCCGAAGATCACCAGGCTGGACGGCCCGGCGATGCGCGGGAGCCGCTTGTCCCGCGGATCGCGCAGCGGATTGGTCCAGGTCATGCGCCCGCCTCCTGTACCGCGCGGACGACGGCCGCGAGGCCCGCGGCCCGGTCGGTCAGGTGCAGGCGCAGCACCGGGCGGCCGTGCTCGGCGAGCACCTGCCCGTCACCCAGGGCCTGGGCGTGCTGCAGCTGCCCCAGCGTGTAGGGCCGGTCCGGCACGTCGAGGTCCTGCTCGACGGCGCCGGTCAGCTGCAGGAAGACGCCGTTCTGGTGCCCGCCCTTGTGGTACTGGCCGGTGGAGTGCAGGAACCGTGGTCCCCAGCCGAACGTTGTCTGCTTCCCGGTGCGCTTGGCGATCTCGCCGCGCAGCACCGCCGTCGAGGCGTCGTCGAGCCGGTCGAGGTAGGCCTGCACGGCGATGTAGCCCGCGTCCGGCGCCGAAGCGAAGAACGCGCGCAGCACGTCGGTCAGGCTGCCGTCCGTGGAAACCCCGTCGCTGCCGAAGATCTCGACCGGGCCGTCCACATTGGACGGCTCCTCGCCGCCCTTCAGCTTCTCCGGGGCGTCCAGCAGCGCGCGGGCCGCCTTCTTGGCGGTCTCGACGTCGGGCTGGTCGAACGGGTTGATCCCGAGCAGCCGGCCGGCCAGCGCCGTGGCGAACTCCCAGAGCAGGAACTGCGCGCCCAGCGAGCCGGTGACGGCGATCTTCGCCGCACCCTGCGGGCCGCCGACCGCGGTGGGCGTGGCGTCGGACTTGGCGTCGGCGAAGCCGGGCGCCTCGGGGCCCTCGACCGCGACCGGCAGCAGGCCGGTGCCCTGCTTGCCGGTGGACTCGGCGATCAGCTGCTCCGCCCAGTCCGGGAAACCCTTGATCCCGGAGCCGGTGTCCGCGAGGACAACCTTCTCCGCGCCCGTTTCGTGCGCGGCGGCCCAGGCGGCGGCCAGCTTGACCGCCGGGTTGTCGGCCGAGTCCGCGGCCAGCTCGTCGGCCACCGAAGCGGCCTGGTCGAGCAGCCGGGCGACGTCCGCGCCGGCCAGCCCGGCCGGGACGAGCCCGAACGCGGTCAGCGCCGAGTAGCGGCCGCCGACGTGCGGGTCGGCGAGGAAGACCTTGCGGTATCCCTCCTTTTCGGACAGTTCCTGGAACGGCGAGCCGGGGTCGGTGACGACCACGATCCGCCGCGCCGCGTCGATCCCGGCGTCAGCGAACGCTTTCGCGAAGATCCGCCGGTGGCTGTCGGTCTCGACGGTGCCGCCCGACTTCGACGACACCACGATCACGGTGCGCTCGAGGTCGCCGGCCAGCGCGTCGGCGACCTGGCCCGGGTCGGTGGTGTCGAGCACCGTCAGCGCGACGCCGTCGGTGCCGGTGATCACCTCCGGTGCCAGCGACGAGCCGCCCATGCCGGCCAGGACGACCCGGTCGACGCCCTCGGACCGCAGTTCGGTGCGCAGCGCCTCGATCTCGCCGATCAGCGGCCGCGACGACTTGTGCAGCGTCGTCCACGACAGCCGGATCGACGCCTCGGATTCGGCGTCCGGCCCCCAGAGCGTCGCGTCCTGCGCCGCCAGCTTCGAGGCGGCCTGGTCGTCGACCAGCTGCTCGGCCAGCGGCGCGGCGCGCTCCGCCAGTGCGGCGTCCACGATCTCGACGCCGGTCTTTTCGCCTGTCGTCATGTCGTGCGTCAGCCCTTCGCCTTCTCGAGCTGCCCGTTCACGGTGTCCAGAAGCTCGGTCCACGACTTCTCGAACTTCTCGACGCCCTCGTTCTCGAGCACCAGGAACACGTCGGTGATGTCGATGCCGACGGCCTCGAGCTTGTCGAAGACCTCCTGCGCCTCGGCGCCGCGGCCGGTCACCTGGTCACCCTTGAGCTCGGAGTGCTCCGCGACCGCGTCGAGGGTCTTCTCCGGCATCGTGTTGACGGTGTCCTTCACCACGAGGTCGTCGACGTAGAGCGTGGGGGAGTAGTCCGGGTTCTTCACGCCGGTCGAGGCCCACAGCGGGCGCTGCGCGTTCGCGCCGTCGGCCGCGAGGGCCTTCCAGCGGTCGGTCGAGAAGCGCTCCTCGAAGGCCGCGTAGGCGAGCCGCGCGTTGGCGACGGCGGCCTTGCCGCGCAGGGCCTTGGCCTCGTCGGTGCCGATCGCGTCCAGGCGCTTGTCGATCTCGGTGTCCACCCGGGACACGAAGAACGACGCGACCGAGTGGATCCCGCGCAGGTCGTGGCCGTTGGCCTTCGCCTGCTCCAGACCGGCGAAGAAGGCGTCGATGACCGCCTTGTACCGCTCGACGGAGAAGATCAGCGTGACGTTGACGCTGATGCCCTCGGCCAGGGTCTTGGTGATGGCCGGCAGGCCCTCTTCGGTGGCCGGGATCTTGATCAGCACGTTCGGCCGGTCCACGGTCTTCCACAGGTCCTGCGCCTCGGCCACGGTCCGGTCGGAGTCCTTGGCCAGGCGCGGGTCGACCTCGATGGAGACGCGGCCGTCGACGCCGTTGGTGGCGGTGTAGACGTCGCGGAACAGGTCGGCGGCGTTGCGCACGTCGGTCGTCGTCAGGTCGCGGATGGTGGCCTCGACGTCGGCGCCCTGGGCGGCGAGTTCCCGCGTGCGCTCGTCGTAGGCGTCGCCCTTCGACATCGCGTTGGCGAAGATCGTCGGGTTGGTCGTGACGCCGACGACGTGCTTGTCGCGGATCAGCTCGGCCAGGTTGCCGGTGTTCAGGCGTTCACGCGAGAGGTCGTCGAGCCAGATGGAGACACCGGCCTCGGACAGTGCCGCGAGCTTGTCGTTGCTCATTACTGTCATCCCCTTCAGGAATTCTTGGTGTTGGCGATCGAGCGGCGCGCGGCCTCGACGACGGCTTCCGCGGTGAACCCGAACTCACGGAACAGTGTGGCGGCATCGGCGGAGGCGCCGAAGTGCTCGATCGAAACGTTCACCCCGGCGTCACCCGTGAAGCGGTGCCACGACTGGGCGATGCCCGCCTCGACGGACACGCGGGCCTTCACGGCGGCCGGGATGACGGATTCGCGGTAGGCCGCGTCCTGCGCGTCGAACCACTCGACGCACGGCATCGAGACGACGCGCGCCTTGACGCCGTCGGCCTCGAGGGTCTTCTTCGCCTCGACGGCGAGCTGGACCTCGGAGCCGGTGGCGATCAGGATCACGTCCGGCGTTCCGTCGGAGTCGGCCAGGACGTACCCGCCCTTGGCCACGCCCTCGGCGCTGGTGCCCTCGAGCACCGGCACGTTCTGGCGGGTGAGCGCCAGGCCGGACGGGTGGTGGATGTCCTCCAGGACCGCCTTCCACGCGTACGCGGTCTCGTTGGCGTCCGCCGGGCGGACGACGTTGAGGCCCGGGATCGCGCGCAGCGCGGAGAGCTGCTCGATCGGCTGGTGCGTCGGGCCGTCCTCGCCGAGGCCGATCGAGTCGTGCGTCCAGACGTAGGTGACCGGCGCCTTCATCAGCGCGGCCAGCCGGACCGGCGGGCGCATGTAGTCGGAGAAGATGAGGAACGTCGCGCCGTACGGGCGGGTGCCGCCGTGCAGCGCGATCCCGTTGAGGATCGAGCCCATGGCGTGCTCGCGGACGCCGAAGTGCAGCGTCCGGCCGTACGGGTTGGCCTGCCACATGTCGGTGGCGGCCTTCTCGGGGCCGAACGAGTCGGCGCCCTTCATCGTCGTGTTGTTGCTCTCGGCCAGGTCGGCCGAGCCGCCCCACAGCTCCGGCAGCGGCTCGGCCAGCGCGCTGAGGACCTCACCGGAGGCCTTGCGGGTGGCGATGCCCTTGGCGTCCGGCTCCCACTTCGGCAGGTTGTCGGCGAAGCCCTCGGGCAGGGTGCGGGTGGCCATCCGGTCGCCCAGCTTCTTGCGCTCCGGGTTGGCCGCGGCCCAGGCCTCGTACTTCTCCTGCCACTCGGCGTGCGCGGTCCGGCCACGCTCGGCCGCCTGGCGGGTGTGCTTGAGCACGTCGTCCTCGACCTGGAACGACTGCTCCGGGTCGAAGCCGAGGATCTTCTTGACCGCGGCGACCTCTTCGGCGCCCAGCGCGGCGCCGTGCGCCTTGCCGGTGCCCATCTTCTTGGGGGCCGGGTAGCCGATCACGGTCCGCAGCGCGATGAACGACGGCCGCTGCGTCTCGGCCTTGGCGGCCTTGATGGCCTCCTCGATCGCGACGACGTCCTCGCCGCCCTCGACGACCTGGGTGTGCCACCCGTAGGCCTCGTAGCGCTTCACGGTGTCCTCGGACAGCGCGATGTTGGTGTCGTCCTCGATCGAGATCTTGTTGTCGTCGTAGAAGACGATCAGGTTGCCCAGCTCCTGGCGGCCCGCGATGGACGAGGCCTCGGAGGTGACGCCCTCTTCGATGTCGCCGTCGGAGGCGATCACGAAGATGTGGTGGTCGAAGATGCTCTCGCCGGGCGCCGCGTCCGGGTCCAGCAGGCCGCGCTCGCGACGGGCCGCCATCGCCATGCCCACGCCGTTGGCCAGGCCCTGCCCGAGCGGGCCGGTGGTGGTCTCGACGCCGTCGGTGTGGCGGTACTCCGGGTGCCCCGGGGTCTTGGAACCCCACTTGCGCAGCTGCTTGAGGTCCTCGAGCTCGAGGCCGTAGCCGGCGAGGAACAGCTGGATGTAGAGGGTGAGGCTCGAGTGGCCGGCCGAGAGGACGAACCGGTCGCGGCCCGGCCAGTGCTGGTCGTTGGGGTCGTGGCGCATGACGCGCTGGAACAGCGTGTAGGCCAGCGGCGCCAGGCTCATCGCGGTGCCGGGGTGGCCGCTGCCACAGTTCTCCACCGCGTCCGCGGCGAGCACCCGCACGGTGTCCACGGCGCGGGTGTCGGTGTCGGTCCAGTCGGCGGGCGTGTTGCGCCGGAGGAGTGGGTTGTTCTCGCTGGTAGTGGCGGTTTCGGACACTGAACTCCAACTCCCGGTCATGATGGTTGCGGCTGGTCTTCCTCGTTCCGGTTACCCGTACACGCGGCTGCTTATCTCAATCGATCCCGAAGGGACGATATTCCTGCTCGCGGCCATGCGCAGGGGCAATCGCGGTCCGTCGCGGCCAGCCTAGTGCTTGGGCCGGTCGAGGACCCGCGATCACCCACGGGATTCACCACGTCTAACATCGTTCGAGGGTTCAGACCGGCGTTCCACCACGGCCTTCCGGAAGGACCCGCCCGAACCTGACGCAGGGAGTGAAATGTCGCCGGTGAACGCTGCGCACGGACGCAGTGACGACACCAGCGCCGTGCACCCGACCGGTGAACGACCGCACGGTGATCGGCGAAGCATCCGCCGGGTCGTCGGTGCCTACGCCGCGTTGGCGAAGCCGCGGGTGATCGAGCTCCTGCTGGTGACCACCATCCCGGCGATGTTCCTCGCCGGCCGTCAGATCCCCTCGCCGTGGCTGGTCCTCGCCACGCTGGTCGGCGGGACGATGGCCGCGGGCAGCGCGAACGCGCTCAACTGCGTGATCGACGCGGACATCGACAAGGTGATGAACCGCACGAAGCGCCGTCCGCTGGTGAAGGACTCGGTGCCCCGCCGCGGCGCGCTGATCTTCGGTCTCGTGATGGGCGTCGCCTCGGCGGTCGTGCTCTACCTCACGGTGAACCTGCTCTCGGCGATCCTGGCGATCGCGACGATCCTCTTCTACATCTTCGTCTACACGCTCGGCCTCAAGCGGCGCACGTCACAGAACGTGGTCTGGGGCGGCGCGGCCGGCTGCATGCCGGTGGTCATCGGCTGGGCCGCCGTCACCGGCACGGTGCAGTGGCCGGCGTTCGTGATGTTCGGCGTGATCTTCTTCTGGACCCCGCCGCACACGTGGGCGCTGGGCATGAAGTACCGCGACGACTACGAGCGCGCGGGCGTCCCGATGCTGCCGGTGGTCGCCACCGCCCAGCACGTCGCCCGCCAGATCGTCATCTACTCGTGGGTGATGGTGGCGTGGACGCTGCTGCTGCTCCCGGTGACGTCCTGGCTGTACGGCACGTTCGCGATCCTGGCGGGCGGCTGGTTCCTCTTCTACGCGCACAGCCTGCAGGCCGCGGTGCGGCGGGGTGAAGAGACCAAGCCGATGGCGCTGTTCCACCGGTCGAACACGTACCTGATGATCGTGTTCGTGGCCCTGGCCGTCGACTCGGCGATCGGCCTGCCGACCCTCGGCCTGCCGTTCTGAGACGGATCGGGACCGCGATAGCCGCGGTCGTCGTCCTGGGCCTGCTGGTCCTCCTCGGCCACGGGAAGCTCCCGGCCCTGGACGAGAGCCTGCTCACCGGCGGCTGCACCATCCCGAAACACGTCGACGCCGTCCCGGGCCCGGCACCCGACGGCGGTGCCGTCCGCGTCGCCGAGCAGGGGCCGGGCGCCGCAGTCCTGGAGAACACCAGCACCCTGGCCGCCTACCGCATCCCCGTGACGTCCGGCTCGACGACCGTCGAGGTGCCGGTGCTCACGCCGGGACAGCGGATCGGCGTCGCGCTCGACCGGCCCACCCCCGGCCCGGTGATCTGGCTCGCACCCGAGGCGCTGGGCGGCTTCACGCCCGTGACCGCCGAGGTCGTGCCGGGTGGCGTCCGCTACCGCTCGGCCAACTGCCGCGCGCTCACCAGCCGCGGGGCCGCCGTGCTGCACCGCGACACCGCCGGGCACCTCACCGGAGGCGAGCGGCTGCCGCCCGCGAGTGTCTCGTGCGCGCCGGGGGAGCGGGTGCTGCCGGTGGTGCTCGGGCCCGGCAGCGAGGTCCACCCGTACTGCGATCTGCCCGGAGCCTGATTCCGAAACCCTGAGTACATCCACGGACACTGTGAGAGACTGCCGTGGTCGGGCTTACTCGGGGAGGGTGCCATGCCTGATCACGGTGTCGACCTTGCCGCCGATCTGTATCGGATGCTCGTGGTCGCCGAGGACGATCTGCCCTCTGTTGCCGCTGTGTACGGCGACGTCGTCGCCAAGTACGGCCGGGCGAGGTCCGGGCTGGACGGCGCGATGACGCGACCCGGCCATTTCGGCGGAGCCGCCCTCGGGCCGGTGCACGCGGCCTGGGTCGAACTGCACGCCGCGGCGGCGAAGTTCCTGACGGACACCCAGGCCAATCTGAACGACACGGCCACGGCCCTGGCCAAGGCCGCCGAGATGTACGCGACGACCGATCGCACCGCCGCGGACCAGCTGCACAAGCTGATCGCGGAACGCGGCGAGCCCACCCCGGGACGGTGACGGTGAGTTTCGACGAGCTGATGGCCCACGCCAGTGAAATCAAGTTCCTGGCGATCAAACGCGCCCTGGACGAGCACGAGACCGAGCCGGAGTACGCCCGGCAAGGTGTCGACGGCTACTACGAGCAAGTGGTCGAACCCCTGTTCAAACCGTTCTCTCGCGTTCCCGATCCGGCCGGCTACCAGCCGATGATCGACGATTTGTCCGCCGCGATGCACGACCTGTCCGGCGGGCACATCGACCAGGACCCGATCGACAAGAACCCCTACCTGGCCAATCCGACTCTCGAGAAGATCCACACGGCGGGCGACTACCTCCAGGACTGGTCGGGACAGGCAGCGATGCAGTTCAAGCAGAAGTTCCTCGACCCGTTCCCGGCGATTTCGGCCAACCAGTTCATCCTCACGGCGATCCTCAAAGCAGCGCTGGAGGCCCACCAGGCGATGTGGGCGAAGACCCGGGACGACATCGACAAGATCGCGCACGCCACCATGGACGCGTTCGACAACAAGTGCTGTGACAAGAACACGTGGAACGTGTCCTTCACCGTGTTGTCTTCGATCGGTGCCACCGCCGCCGCCGTCCTCACCGTGGCGACGGACGGTGTCGCCGCTCCGCTGCTGTTGCAAGTGATCGGTGCGGCGGCGCAGGTCGGCGCGACCCTGCCGCCCGACAGCTTGTCGGATCCCCCGAAAGGCGGCGGTGAGTCCGCGCTGCAGATCGTCAACTCGATGAAAGCGGCGATCGATCAGCTCACGCAGGTGGTCCAGAAGGCGGAGGCGGTGATCACGAAACACATCACCGGCATCACGAAGTTGCTCGGCGAGCACGGTTCGTACTTCGTCTCCGCCCGTCCGGCTCTCGCGTCGGTGCCGGACGACAAGATCACCGGCGGCAGCGGTCTCGGCGATTCGAACTGAGGGAGCGGGATCATGGGAAGACTCGCCGACCGGCTCGATGGCATCCGGGTCCGGGTTCGAGCACCCGGTACCGACATCGAGGCCGAACTGCGCGACCGGACGAACGTCACGATCACGTTCGGCGAAAGCGTCTACGGCTTCGCCGATGAGCGGGGGCTCGAGCGCTCCCTGGCGGCCCTGGCACGCCTGGTGTACGCGGGCTGGCTGCGGCAGTACCGGGCGGCGATCGACGAATCCGCCCTCGACATCACACCGCGTGACGACCGGGACGACGAGTTCCTCGACGAACGGTCGAAGATCGAGGCCGGTGGAAGGTCGAGCGACGGCCGGATCTCCCTGACCTGCGTGGGTATGCAGGAGATCTCGGTGGAGATCGGGCCGGGCACGGTCCGGGAGCTGGCCGAAGAAGAGTTCGCGGCGCGCGCCAAGGAGGCCGTCACCCTCCTGATCCGGGAGTACCTGGCGAAGGTCAGCGAGCTCAGGAAACGGTTCTACGGATGAACCGGAACCGGCTGGCGGCGATCATCGGCACCATCATCCTCCTCGGCGCCCTCGTCTTCGTCGCCGGCGGGAAGCTGCCGTGGACCGGCGGACCCGCCGCGGACCAGCCCTGTGACATCCCCGGCCGGCTCCCCGTGAGTTCGCCGGCGGTCACGTCCGGGCTGATCAAGGTGGTCGAGCAGGGATTCAGCCAGGACCCGTCCGGCCTGGTCAGCCTCGGGGCCGTCGTGGAGAACACCGGCGCCGACGTCGCGTACCGGATTCCCGTGCGGTTCCGGCTCTTCGACGCCGCGCACCACGAGCTGCCCGAAACCACCGCGGGTGAGCTGAGCGTCGAGATCCCGCTGCTCCTGCCCGGCCGGCGGATCGGTGCCGGGACGGGCGCCTACCGGCGGAATACCCAGGTGATCGACACCGAAGCGGGCGCCGGGCCGAACGCTTGGCTGCCGCGGGCCGCCGTGGGAAGCCTCACCCCGGTGACCGCGACCTACGTCCGCAGCAAGCGGTTCTACCCGGACAACCCCGGCTACATCGACGTCCACTACCGGGAGACGTCCGCGAACTGCCGAGCCCTCGACCACCGCGCCACCGCCGCGATCTTCCGCGACCGCACCGGCCGGATCGCCGGGGGCGACAGCGGCCCCGCCGGCGCGCCGCTCACGTTCCGGGACACGCACGGCCACGACGTCGTCGTCGAGCCGCAGCCTGCGGCCGGCTCGTCGTGTTCACCCGGGGAGCGGGAGACCTGGGTCATCCCCTCCGTGGGCGCCCCCGCCGGCGCCGACGACTCCCGCACCGAGGTCTACCCGTACTGCGGCCTCGGGCCGGAATGATCCCGGGGCCGGGGCCGTTAAACTCTGCTGGCCCTTTCCTTGAGGCGAAAGCAGGATGCTCTTGTCCGTCTCCTCGGACGACTTCTCCGCCGAGCTCGCCCGCGAGCAGGCGTACGTCACCACCCTCTACTCGAAGCTCGACGCCGAGCGCCTCGAAGCCCAGCGCCGCCTCGACGAGACGCTGCGGCAGACCGGCGGCACCCCGCAGGCCCGCACCGAACGGGACGTCGCCACCACCCTCTACACCGACCGGCTCGCCCAGCTCGGCTCCGTCGAGCAGGGCCTCGCCTTCGGACGGCTCGACTTCGTCCCCGGCAGCGCCGAGGAGACCACCTACATCGGCCGGCTCGGGCTGTTCGACGAAGACGACGACTACCAGCCGCTGCTGGTCGACTGGCGCGCGCCGGTCGCGCGGCCGTTCTACCTGGCCACCGCCGCGTCACCCGAAGGGGTGCGGCGGCGACGGCACCTGCGGTCGCTGAGCCGCAAGGTCACCGGCTTCGACGACGAGATCCTCGACCTCACCGCCGCCGACCAGGGCCAGGACCTCGGACTGGCCGGCGAAGCCGCGCTGCTGGCCGCGCTGGAGCAGCGGCGCACCGGCGAGATGAGCGACATCGTCGCGACCATCCAGGCCGAGCAGGACCGCATCATCCGCGCCCCCCTCGGCGGCGTGATGGTCGTGCAGGGCGGCCCGGGCACCGGCAAGACCGCCGTCGCGCTGCACCGCGCGGCCTACCTGCTGTACACGCACCGCCAGCAGCTCACCACCCGCGGCGTGCTGGTCGTCGGCCCGAACAGCACGTTCCTGCGCTATATCGGCCAGGTGCTGCCCTCGCTCGGCGAGACCGGCGTGCTGCTCGCCACCATCGGGCAGCTCTACCCCGGCCTCACCGCCGACGGCGTCGAGCCGCGCGAAGCGACCGAGGTCAAGGGCCGGCTGGTGATGGCGGACGTGCTGGCCAACGCCGTCCGCGACCGCCAGCGCGTGCCCGAGCCGGTCCTGGAGATCGAGTACGAGCACGACGTGCTGCGGCTGGACCGCAAGACCTGCACCGACGCCCGTACCCGGGCCCGCCGTTCGCGGCGCCCGCACAACCCGGCGCGGCGCCTGTTCGTCTCCGACGTCCTCGACGCGCTGACCCGCCAGGCTGCCCGCAGGCTGGGGGAGGACCTCCTCGATGGGCAGGACCTGGCCGACATCCGCGCCGAGCTGGCCGCGGACGAGAACATCGCGGCGGCGCTCGACTCGCTGTGGCCGGTGCTGAGCCCGGAAGGTGTGCTCGACGACCTGTTCGCCGACCGCGAACGGCTCGACAGCGCCGCGCGCAAGCTGCTGCCGGAAGCGGATCTCGCGCTCCTGGAAAGCGGCCGCGACGCCCGCTGGACGCCGGCTGACGTGCCGCTGCTCGACGAGCTCGCCGAGCTGATCGGCGTCGACGACACCGAGGCCCGCGTCGAGCGCAAACGCCGTGAGCGGGAGGATCGCGCGTACGCCGAAGGCGTCCTGGACATCCTGGAGCAGGACGAAGAGATCATCGACGAGGAGCTGCTGCGCGTCTCCGACGTCCTCGACGCCGAGCTGTTCGCCGAGCGCCAGCAGGCGCGCAGCGAGCTGACCGCCGCCCAGCGGGCCGCGCAGGACCGGACCTGGACGTTCGGGCACGTGATCGTCGACGAGGCGCAGGAGCTGTCGGCAATGGACTGGCGGCTGCTGATGCGGCGCACGCCGAACCGGTCGATGACCCTGGTCGGCGACGTGGCCCAGACCGGCGCGGCGGGCGGGGCGCGGTCGTGGGGCGAGGTGCTTTCGCCCTACGTCGAGGACCGCTGGCGGCTGGAGCAGCTGACGGTGAACTACCGCACGCCCGCCGAGATCATGGCCGTTGCGGCGCGGGTGCTCGCGGAGGTTTCGCCAGGGCTGTCGGTGCCGTCGTCGGTGCGGGAAACCGGGGTGCCGCCGTGGTCGGTGCGGGCCGGGGACCTCGCGGCGGAGCTGCCCGGGCTGGCCGCGCGCGAGCTGTCCGAAGTGGACGGTGGCACGGTGGCGGTCCTGGTGCCCGCGGCCCGCTTCGATGCGGTGTCGGCGCTGCTCGCCGGCCACGACGAGCGGCTGAGCGTCCTGACGGTCGAGCGGTCGAAGGGCCTGGAGTTCGACTCGGTGGTGCTGGTCGCGCCGGACGAGGTCGTCGCGGGCTCGCCGCGGGGCCTCAACGACCTGTACGTGGCCCTGACGCGGGCGACCCGGCGGCTCGGCGTGATCCGGACCGGTGACGATGTTCCGGCACTCTCCGTGCTTGGCTAGGGTGCCCGGCATGCAGAACATCGGGAAGATCGTGGTCGCCGCCGTGGCGGCGCTGTCGCTGGCCGCGTGCGGCCAGCAGGCCAAGACCCAGTCGGCCGCTCCGGCGGGGCCGTCCGTCCCGTCCTCGAGCGCCGCGCCGGCGCCGCAGAGCAAGGGCCGCGAGTGCACGGCGGACGACGTCAAGACGACGGGCAAGTTCGGCGAGGTGCCGACGATCACCATCCCCGACGACTGCGACCCGCCGAAGAAGCTGATCACGAAGGACCTGTCCGACGGCACGGGCGACCCCGCCAAGACCGGGCAGAAGCTCCAGATGAACTACCTGCTGGTGACGTGGTCGGACAAGCAGAAGCTGGACAGCTCCTTCGACCGTGGCAAGCCGTTCGACCTGAACCTGGGCGCGGGCGAGGTCATCCCCGGCTGGGACCAGGGCCTGGCGGGCATCAAGCAGGGCGCCCGCCGGCTGCTGATCATCCCGCCGGACCTGGCCTACGGCGAGGGCGGCAACGGCATGAAGCCGAACGAGACGCTGGTGTTCGTCACCGACGCCGTGGCGGTCGG is from Amycolatopsis mediterranei and encodes:
- a CDS encoding type VII secretion target, which translates into the protein MPDHGVDLAADLYRMLVVAEDDLPSVAAVYGDVVAKYGRARSGLDGAMTRPGHFGGAALGPVHAAWVELHAAAAKFLTDTQANLNDTATALAKAAEMYATTDRTAADQLHKLIAERGEPTPGR
- a CDS encoding heme o synthase; translated protein: MSPVNAAHGRSDDTSAVHPTGERPHGDRRSIRRVVGAYAALAKPRVIELLLVTTIPAMFLAGRQIPSPWLVLATLVGGTMAAGSANALNCVIDADIDKVMNRTKRRPLVKDSVPRRGALIFGLVMGVASAVVLYLTVNLLSAILAIATILFYIFVYTLGLKRRTSQNVVWGGAAGCMPVVIGWAAVTGTVQWPAFVMFGVIFFWTPPHTWALGMKYRDDYERAGVPMLPVVATAQHVARQIVIYSWVMVAWTLLLLPVTSWLYGTFAILAGGWFLFYAHSLQAAVRRGEETKPMALFHRSNTYLMIVFVALAVDSAIGLPTLGLPF
- a CDS encoding glucose-6-phosphate isomerase, with protein sequence MTTGEKTGVEIVDAALAERAAPLAEQLVDDQAASKLAAQDATLWGPDAESEASIRLSWTTLHKSSRPLIGEIEALRTELRSEGVDRVVLAGMGGSSLAPEVITGTDGVALTVLDTTDPGQVADALAGDLERTVIVVSSKSGGTVETDSHRRIFAKAFADAGIDAARRIVVVTDPGSPFQELSEKEGYRKVFLADPHVGGRYSALTAFGLVPAGLAGADVARLLDQAASVADELAADSADNPAVKLAAAWAAAHETGAEKVVLADTGSGIKGFPDWAEQLIAESTGKQGTGLLPVAVEGPEAPGFADAKSDATPTAVGGPQGAAKIAVTGSLGAQFLLWEFATALAGRLLGINPFDQPDVETAKKAARALLDAPEKLKGGEEPSNVDGPVEIFGSDGVSTDGSLTDVLRAFFASAPDAGYIAVQAYLDRLDDASTAVLRGEIAKRTGKQTTFGWGPRFLHSTGQYHKGGHQNGVFLQLTGAVEQDLDVPDRPYTLGQLQHAQALGDGQVLAEHGRPVLRLHLTDRAAGLAAVVRAVQEAGA
- a CDS encoding HelD family protein, translated to MLLSVSSDDFSAELAREQAYVTTLYSKLDAERLEAQRRLDETLRQTGGTPQARTERDVATTLYTDRLAQLGSVEQGLAFGRLDFVPGSAEETTYIGRLGLFDEDDDYQPLLVDWRAPVARPFYLATAASPEGVRRRRHLRSLSRKVTGFDDEILDLTAADQGQDLGLAGEAALLAALEQRRTGEMSDIVATIQAEQDRIIRAPLGGVMVVQGGPGTGKTAVALHRAAYLLYTHRQQLTTRGVLVVGPNSTFLRYIGQVLPSLGETGVLLATIGQLYPGLTADGVEPREATEVKGRLVMADVLANAVRDRQRVPEPVLEIEYEHDVLRLDRKTCTDARTRARRSRRPHNPARRLFVSDVLDALTRQAARRLGEDLLDGQDLADIRAELAADENIAAALDSLWPVLSPEGVLDDLFADRERLDSAARKLLPEADLALLESGRDARWTPADVPLLDELAELIGVDDTEARVERKRREREDRAYAEGVLDILEQDEEIIDEELLRVSDVLDAELFAERQQARSELTAAQRAAQDRTWTFGHVIVDEAQELSAMDWRLLMRRTPNRSMTLVGDVAQTGAAGGARSWGEVLSPYVEDRWRLEQLTVNYRTPAEIMAVAARVLAEVSPGLSVPSSVRETGVPPWSVRAGDLAAELPGLAARELSEVDGGTVAVLVPAARFDAVSALLAGHDERLSVLTVERSKGLEFDSVVLVAPDEVVAGSPRGLNDLYVALTRATRRLGVIRTGDDVPALSVLG
- the tkt gene encoding transketolase; protein product: MSETATTSENNPLLRRNTPADWTDTDTRAVDTVRVLAADAVENCGSGHPGTAMSLAPLAYTLFQRVMRHDPNDQHWPGRDRFVLSAGHSSLTLYIQLFLAGYGLELEDLKQLRKWGSKTPGHPEYRHTDGVETTTGPLGQGLANGVGMAMAARRERGLLDPDAAPGESIFDHHIFVIASDGDIEEGVTSEASSIAGRQELGNLIVFYDDNKISIEDDTNIALSEDTVKRYEAYGWHTQVVEGGEDVVAIEEAIKAAKAETQRPSFIALRTVIGYPAPKKMGTGKAHGAALGAEEVAAVKKILGFDPEQSFQVEDDVLKHTRQAAERGRTAHAEWQEKYEAWAAANPERKKLGDRMATRTLPEGFADNLPKWEPDAKGIATRKASGEVLSALAEPLPELWGGSADLAESNNTTMKGADSFGPEKAATDMWQANPYGRTLHFGVREHAMGSILNGIALHGGTRPYGATFLIFSDYMRPPVRLAALMKAPVTYVWTHDSIGLGEDGPTHQPIEQLSALRAIPGLNVVRPADANETAYAWKAVLEDIHHPSGLALTRQNVPVLEGTSAEGVAKGGYVLADSDGTPDVILIATGSEVQLAVEAKKTLEADGVKARVVSMPCVEWFDAQDAAYRESVIPAAVKARVSVEAGIAQSWHRFTGDAGVNVSIEHFGASADAATLFREFGFTAEAVVEAARRSIANTKNS
- the tal gene encoding transaldolase — protein: MSNDKLAALSEAGVSIWLDDLSRERLNTGNLAELIRDKHVVGVTTNPTIFANAMSKGDAYDERTRELAAQGADVEATIRDLTTTDVRNAADLFRDVYTATNGVDGRVSIEVDPRLAKDSDRTVAEAQDLWKTVDRPNVLIKIPATEEGLPAITKTLAEGISVNVTLIFSVERYKAVIDAFFAGLEQAKANGHDLRGIHSVASFFVSRVDTEIDKRLDAIGTDEAKALRGKAAVANARLAYAAFEERFSTDRWKALAADGANAQRPLWASTGVKNPDYSPTLYVDDLVVKDTVNTMPEKTLDAVAEHSELKGDQVTGRGAEAQEVFDKLEAVGIDITDVFLVLENEGVEKFEKSWTELLDTVNGQLEKAKG
- a CDS encoding FKBP-type peptidyl-prolyl cis-trans isomerase — encoded protein: MQNIGKIVVAAVAALSLAACGQQAKTQSAAPAGPSVPSSSAAPAPQSKGRECTADDVKTTGKFGEVPTITIPDDCDPPKKLITKDLSDGTGDPAKTGQKLQMNYLLVTWSDKQKLDSSFDRGKPFDLNLGAGEVIPGWDQGLAGIKQGARRLLIIPPDLAYGEGGNGMKPNETLVFVTDAVAVGAA